A single genomic interval of Zingiber officinale cultivar Zhangliang chromosome 4A, Zo_v1.1, whole genome shotgun sequence harbors:
- the LOC121969138 gene encoding uncharacterized protein LOC121969138, which translates to METQKPRSEKPRSVDPAMTSCRKKKSDDAGFLEDLRDHIDEFIHASMDEHKNCFQKTIKKMFGMSRAVAQRNEEIKEADSLLPLQTTVSQESS; encoded by the exons ATGGAAACACAAAAACCACGATCCGAAAAGCCACGTTCAGTTGATCCAGCCATGACTTCATGCAGAAAGAAGAAATCAGATGATGCTGGCTTTTTAGAGGATCTGAGAGATCATATTGATGAATTCATTCACGCATCGATGGATGAGCACAAGAATTGCTTTCAGAAGACGATTAAAAAG ATGTTCGGAATGTCGAGGGCAGTCGCACAGAGAAACGAAGAAATTAAAGAAGCCGACAGCCTTTTGCCTCTTCAGACAACCGTCAGCCAGGAGTCGTCCTAG
- the LOC121969067 gene encoding uncharacterized protein LOC121969067: MGYIYEAMDRTKETIMKVFKEKEEKYKEVFEIIDKRWKCQLHRPLLAAGHYLNPEYLYSYTDSNIYGEAVNGLFETMERLVSSAIEQDKITTQLSIYRNAKGLFERNVTIRHRRALSPTEWWECYKANTPELQKFAIKVLSLTCSASACERNWSVFEQQKKRNRLAQQCLNDLVFEKYNRALKLRYDARDKIDLIYLTDINDSNEWLMDKMDGESDNEEDELVFEGDDLTWDVVARASGDEEPAYSSVARRRRDDDGAGNHDMKRRQRRLQRGRRQWQLQQWAATTKDLKMKGMKGGMIEYVKF, from the exons ATGGGTTATATTTATGAGGCTATGGATAGGACAAAAGAAACAATTATGAAGGTCTttaaagagaaagaagagaaatacaaagaagtGTTTGAGATCATTGATAAAAGATGGAAATGTCAACTTCATCGGCCTCTGCTTGCTGCAGGACATTATTTGAATCCAGAATATCTTTATTCATACACAGATTCAAATATCTATGGAGAAGCGGTGAATGGTTTGTTTGAAACTATGGAGAGATTGGTTTCAAGCGCTATTGAGCAAGATAAAATCACTACTCAGCTCTCTATATATCGAAATGCAAAAGGGCTATTTGAGAGGAATGTGACAATTAGACATAGAAGAGCATtatctccaacagaatggtgggAATGCTACAAAGCAAATACCCCAGAATTGCAAAAGTTTGCTATTAAAGTGCTTAGCCTCACTTGTAGTGCTTCCGCCTGTGAGCGCAATTGGAGTGTATTTGAGCag caaaAAAAAAGGAATAGGCTAGCTCAGCAGTGTTTAAATGATTTGGTATTTGAGAAATACAATCGTGCCTTAAAACTTCGGTATGATGCACGTGATAAAATTGACCTCATCTATTTGACAGATATTAatgatagtaatgaatggttAATGGATAAAATGGATGGAGAAagtgataatgaagaagatgagttggtttTTGAAGGTGATGACTTGACATGGGATGTCGTTGCGAGGGCTAGTGGAGATGAAGAGCCTGCATATT CCTCGGTGGCGCGACGGCGGCGAGACGACGACGGCGCTGGAAATCACGATATGAAGAGGCGGCAGCGGCGGCTACAGCGTGGGCGACGACAGTGGCAACTACAACAGTGGGCGGCGACGACGAAGGATTTGAAG ATGAAAGGCATGAAGGGAGGTATGATTGAATACGTCAAGTTTTGA
- the LOC121969068 gene encoding midasin-like, which yields MLRQVSSRNQRGKGSYKMKTVLHMCLLIVICVWLLCRMNHSHDKKETFEERREKGDERWFNIRRFGREDLPHIAEVVDRGENKGVDEVKKDSIAVGHGIRQEEVMDEGGSDVELEDEEEAGLEEEKEDQSKEWDGIDDHEHNEAVHKAREISFKGDDVSSEVVHTIQEVDHKEASQAAQERSFKADDASSAVAHVVQAIEFEPEFENEAMKNLDRNKSDDKKRKGETGDVPEGNQRYESKNGAVEKLGENDPHGKENKEEAQHVLKEKLDSESERRAKKNIDKNESDVRKEENSFASMLQDNTRGNNSSINHQGSLTANNATFASRSETPILDKMSLQDMTVVESKNEGQQPDMRISSAVHNQTSKETQLSTDAGELLANSSYFLNHKIYFQKNSTTVYIELVESPVNLIMKPDPANSTVSQNQTTIVHEEMNKTKMQSQGKEKPKLKNELTEQKIEAVSIPLESKEPHNNSSSENGNGEVVQLEKTCR from the coding sequence ATGTTGAGGCAGGTATCCAGTAGGAACCAGAGGGGAAAAGGGAGTTATAAGATGAAGACTGTTCTTCACATGTGTCTTTTGATTGTCATCTGCGTCTGGTTGCTCTGTCGAATGAATCACTCCCATGACAAGAAGGAAACATTTGAAGAGAGGAGGGAGAAGGGTGACGAGAGGTGGTTCAACATTAGAAGATTTGGGAGGGAGGATCTGCCTCACATAGCTGAAGTAGTGGACAGGGGTGAGAACAAGGGTGTCGATGAGGTGAAAAAAGATTCTATTGCAGTAGGACATGGAATTAGGCAGGAAGAAGTCATGGATGAAGGTGGATCtgatgtggaacttgaggatgaagaagaagctggccttgaagaagaaaaggaggatcaatcaAAGGAATGGGATGGGATTGATGACCATGAACACAATGAGGCAGTTCATAAGGCTCGTGAAATAAGTTTCAAAGGAGACGATGTGTCCAGTGAAGTAGTCCATACCATTCAAGAAGTGGACCATAAAGAAGCATCTCAGGCAGcacaagaaagaagttttaaggCCGATGATGCTTCTAGTGCTGTAGCTCATGTGGTCCAAGCGATTGAATTTGAACCTGAATTTGAAAATGAAGCAATGAAGAACCTTGACAGAAATAAGTCAGATGATAAGAAGAGGAAAGGAGAGACTGGAGACGTGCCTGAAGGAAACCAAAGATATGAATCTAAAAATGGAGCAGTGGAGAAACTTGGTGAGAATGATCCCCATGGTAAGGAGAACAAAGAGGAGGCTCAGCatgtgctaaaagaaaagctagaTTCTGAATCTGAACGCCGAGCAAAAAAGAACATTGACAAAAATGAATCAGATGTTAGAAAGGAAGAAAATTCATTTGCCTCCATGCTACAAGACAATACCAGAGGGAACAATTCAAGTATTAATCACCAAGGAAGTTTGACTGCAAATAATGCTACATTTGCCAGTAGATCTGAAACTCCAATCCTAGACAAGATGTCTCTCCAAGATATGACTGTAGTTGAATCCAAAAATGAAGGTCAACAACCTGATATGAGAATTTCAAGCGCCGTCCACAATCAAACCAGCAAAGAGACACAATTGTCAACAGATGCAGGCGAATTGCTAGCAAATTCCTCATATTTTTTGAATCATAAGATCTATTTTCAGAAGAACTCTACTACTGTATACATAGAGTTGGTTGAATCTCCAGTTAACCTGATAATGAAGCCGGATCCAGCTAATTCCACAGTTTCTCAAAATCAAACAACTATTGTTCATGAAGAAATGAATAAAACAAAGATGCAATCTCAAGGCAAGGAAAAGCCTAAGTTGAAGAATGAACTGACGGAGCAGAAGATTGAGGCAGTATCCATACCATTGGAATCAAAGGAGCCCCACAAcaattcatcatctgaaaatggTAACGGAGAAGTTGTTCAATTGGAAAAGACTTGTAGATAG